In Cryptomeria japonica chromosome 10, Sugi_1.0, whole genome shotgun sequence, a genomic segment contains:
- the LOC131858760 gene encoding tuliposide A-converting enzyme b1, amyloplastic-like, translated as MAEKHEAELLEDFSRIIKLYSDGSVVRGDDSSFFSHSPDNDKYESLDFKYKHVEYKDVVLDEEVGLWVRLYLPPETTSKTPVVMYYHCGGFILFTPATPFIHHKCQMWAATLGVLIVLVNYRMASEHRLPCAYDDSVAALHWLQLQALAAEGAEPWLHSHAEGAEIYIWI; from the coding sequence ATGGCGGAGAAGCATGAGGCTGAGCTACTGGAGGATTTCAGCAGGATAATCAAGCTTTACAGTGACGGATCAGTTGTCCGAGGAGACGATTCTTCCTTCTTCTCACACTCTCCAGATAACGATAAATATGAAAGTTTGGATTTCAAATATAAGCATGTGGAATACAAAGACGTGGTGTTGGACGAGGAAGTTGGATTGTGGGTGCGCCTCTACCTGCCGCCTGAAACGACGAGCAAGACGCCCGTCGTCATGTACTACCACTGTGGTGGCTTTATCCTCTTTACCCCTGCAACGCCCTTCATACACCATAAGTGCCAGATGTGGGCGGCCACGCTGGGCGTCCTCATCGTTTTGGTGAATTACAGGATGGCTTCTGAGCACCGCCTTCCTTGTGCCTACGATGACTCCGTCGCAGCGCTCCACTGGCTCCAACTGCAGGCCCTGGCGGCCGAAGGAGCAGAGCCTTGGTTGCACTCCCACGCCGAAGGAGCAGAGATATATATTTGGATTTAG